In one Saccharibacillus brassicae genomic region, the following are encoded:
- a CDS encoding general stress protein, translating to MIKKISGTFEREEQAVQAIKELKEAGYDADRISIVAKNAKDSEALRNETGTKAPEGLTAGALTGGTLGGAAGVLASLGALAIPGIGPLLAAGPIAAALAGAAVGAGVGGLAGGLIGLGIPEKEAEYYDERIHHGDVLVMVEEDESMRSRIYEVFRRSGANNTSYFDPDGTPSTSNMAPVDERVPPAGVRGAELPASAENAGDPVRSRDAEVDLRDTTDPTRESANLITGKDGGSYPDRP from the coding sequence ATGATCAAAAAAATTTCGGGTACATTCGAGCGCGAAGAACAGGCCGTGCAGGCGATCAAAGAACTCAAAGAAGCTGGTTACGACGCGGACCGGATCTCGATCGTAGCCAAAAACGCCAAAGATTCGGAAGCGCTGCGCAACGAGACTGGGACTAAAGCACCGGAAGGCCTGACAGCCGGCGCTTTGACCGGCGGCACGCTCGGCGGAGCGGCCGGGGTGCTCGCAAGCCTCGGCGCCCTCGCCATTCCGGGCATCGGCCCGCTGCTGGCCGCCGGACCGATCGCCGCAGCGCTTGCGGGCGCGGCCGTTGGCGCCGGCGTAGGCGGACTGGCCGGCGGATTGATCGGTCTCGGCATTCCGGAAAAAGAAGCCGAGTATTACGACGAACGTATCCATCACGGCGACGTGCTCGTCATGGTCGAAGAAGACGAGTCGATGCGCAGCCGGATCTACGAAGTGTTCCGTCGCAGCGGAGCCAACAACACGTCTTATTTCGACCCGGACGGCACGCCGTCCACGTCGAATATGGCTCCCGTCGACGAGCGCGTTCCGCCCGCCGGCGTACGCGGAGCGGAACTGCCCGCTTCCGCGGAAAACGCCGGCGATCCGGTGCGCAGCCGCGACGCCGAAGTCGATCTGCGCGACACCACCGATCCGACCCGCGAGTCGGCCAATCTCATCACCGGCAAAGACGGCGGTTCTTACCCGGACCGGCCATAA